Proteins encoded within one genomic window of Raineyella fluvialis:
- a CDS encoding 2Fe-2S iron-sulfur cluster-binding protein, protein MTKVTVHPTGEVVEVRDGETIMGAFYRTGYAMRIGCKRGGCGFCKIDVHDGAFEYERPVSDEVVTPAEAADGVCLPCRAVPTGDMVVEFRENSLRLVNPLMRYMLSSKEVPARPSHLSTTV, encoded by the coding sequence ATGACGAAGGTTACTGTGCACCCCACCGGTGAGGTGGTCGAGGTGCGCGACGGTGAGACCATCATGGGCGCCTTCTACCGCACCGGCTACGCGATGAGGATCGGCTGCAAGCGCGGTGGCTGCGGCTTCTGCAAGATCGACGTCCATGACGGTGCCTTCGAGTACGAGCGGCCGGTGTCCGACGAGGTCGTCACCCCGGCCGAGGCGGCTGACGGTGTTTGCCTGCCCTGCCGGGCGGTGCCGACGGGGGACATGGTCGTCGAGTTCCGCGAGAACTCGCTGCGTCTGGTCAACCCGCTGATGCGTTACATGCTCTCGAGCAAGGAAGTCCCCGCTCGTCCGTCCCACCTCTCCACCACGGTGTGA
- a CDS encoding catechol 2,3-dioxygenase, with amino-acid sequence MAIMRMGYAHVRVTDLAEARQHYTQTLGLNEVAADGNKVYFKGWDEWDHHSVVLEEGGVGLVKFGFKAQYEDDLADIEKKAQAFGATTERISKGEELEVGEILRIHTPSNHIFDVYHEMTSGQVDVGNVNPEAFPRDLRGVGAPALDHALITAEDAGLMERFLHECFGYWTAEKVATSLDPADQHTIAVWMTATTQIHQLAVLEGPQSKLHHFAFRLEEGWEVNRAADLFAMDDVPIDVGPTRHGITRGKTVYFFDPAGNRNEVFAGGYLSFPDRPMVTWTPDVLGKAIFYHARELNERFTTVLT; translated from the coding sequence ATGGCGATCATGCGAATGGGCTACGCACACGTCCGCGTCACGGACCTGGCCGAAGCCCGTCAGCACTACACCCAGACGCTGGGCCTGAACGAGGTCGCAGCCGATGGCAACAAGGTCTACTTCAAGGGCTGGGACGAGTGGGACCACCACTCGGTCGTCCTCGAAGAGGGCGGTGTCGGCCTGGTGAAGTTCGGCTTCAAGGCCCAGTACGAGGACGATCTGGCCGACATCGAGAAGAAGGCCCAGGCCTTCGGCGCCACCACCGAGCGGATCTCGAAGGGTGAGGAACTCGAGGTCGGTGAGATCCTTCGGATCCACACCCCCTCCAACCACATCTTCGACGTGTACCACGAGATGACCTCGGGCCAGGTCGACGTCGGCAACGTCAACCCGGAGGCCTTCCCGCGCGACCTGCGCGGCGTCGGCGCCCCCGCACTGGACCACGCTCTCATCACCGCTGAGGACGCCGGTCTGATGGAGCGCTTCCTGCACGAGTGCTTCGGCTACTGGACCGCGGAGAAGGTCGCCACCTCGCTCGATCCGGCCGATCAGCACACCATCGCCGTGTGGATGACCGCGACGACGCAGATCCACCAGTTGGCCGTCCTCGAGGGCCCGCAGTCCAAGCTGCACCACTTCGCGTTCCGACTCGAGGAGGGCTGGGAGGTCAACCGGGCCGCCGACCTGTTCGCCATGGACGACGTGCCGATCGATGTCGGCCCGACCCGCCACGGCATCACCCGCGGCAAGACCGTCTACTTCTTCGATCCGGCCGGCAACCGCAACGAGGTCTTCGCCGGCGGCTACCTCTCCTTCCCGGACCGCCCGATGGTCACCTGGACCCCGGACGTCCTCGGCAAGGCGATCTTCTACCACGCCCGCGAGCTGAACGAGCGTTTCACCACCGTCCTCACCTAG
- a CDS encoding GlcG/HbpS family heme-binding protein, whose product MSVTRPQSVISLEGARRAIAGAFAKATDLGVAVNIAVADAGGNLVSFDRMDGAALMSASIAQDKAISVVSFKGLPTHAWTDLFAGDDESVGAGIPHRPGLVIFGGGIPIEIEGELVGAVGCSGGSSQEDRLIAEAGAAAVLGR is encoded by the coding sequence ATGTCCGTCACCCGCCCGCAGAGCGTCATCTCGCTCGAAGGTGCCCGCCGAGCGATCGCCGGAGCCTTCGCCAAGGCCACCGACCTCGGCGTCGCCGTCAACATCGCCGTGGCGGATGCGGGCGGCAACCTGGTCAGCTTCGACCGGATGGACGGGGCGGCGCTGATGTCGGCCTCGATCGCCCAGGACAAGGCGATCTCGGTGGTCTCCTTCAAGGGCCTGCCCACCCACGCCTGGACGGACCTCTTCGCCGGCGACGACGAGTCGGTCGGCGCGGGCATCCCGCACCGGCCCGGTCTGGTCATCTTCGGCGGCGGCATCCCGATCGAGATCGAGGGCGAGCTGGTCGGCGCCGTCGGCTGCTCGGGCGGCTCGTCGCAGGAGGATCGGCTGATCGCCGAGGCCGGTGCCGCCGCGGTGCTCGGTCGATGA
- a CDS encoding IclR family transcriptional regulator, producing MTAVVNKPAPGGSVPSSRTWEVTTLARTKGDRQQSRQGELKSVGTALDVLECFSVDGELGVSDIARRLDIAKSTAHRLLTTMASRRIVEQNPHTGRYRLGVHLFELGALAQARFDLRQVAMPTMLELSRQTGYVVNLSVPDGPDVVYIERLETGPGAKLLAKSGRRLPSHATSSGKVMAAYNAEAARARVEAGFPPRVSHTIRSRAEWESTLDEVRRLGYAHADHESYEGISTVAVPLLDLQQQAYAALSLLGPAERLSPQVPNLARLLHTAAQRISRSLGR from the coding sequence ATGACGGCCGTGGTGAACAAGCCCGCACCGGGCGGGTCGGTCCCGAGCAGCCGGACCTGGGAGGTCACCACCCTTGCCCGCACCAAGGGGGACCGCCAGCAGTCCCGTCAGGGTGAGCTGAAGTCCGTCGGCACCGCGCTCGATGTCCTCGAGTGCTTCTCGGTGGACGGCGAGCTGGGCGTCTCCGACATCGCCCGTCGCCTCGACATCGCCAAGAGCACGGCCCACCGGCTGCTCACGACGATGGCGTCACGCCGGATCGTTGAGCAGAACCCGCACACCGGGCGGTACCGCCTGGGTGTCCACCTGTTCGAACTGGGCGCTCTGGCCCAGGCGCGGTTCGACCTGCGCCAAGTCGCGATGCCGACGATGCTGGAGTTGAGCCGCCAGACCGGTTACGTCGTCAACCTCTCCGTCCCGGACGGGCCGGACGTCGTCTACATCGAGCGACTCGAGACCGGACCCGGTGCGAAGCTGCTCGCGAAGTCCGGTCGTCGCCTGCCGAGCCATGCCACGAGCTCGGGCAAGGTGATGGCCGCCTACAACGCCGAGGCCGCCCGAGCCCGGGTGGAGGCGGGGTTCCCGCCGAGAGTGAGTCACACGATCCGCAGCCGCGCCGAGTGGGAGTCGACTCTCGACGAGGTCCGGCGCCTGGGCTACGCCCATGCCGACCACGAATCGTACGAGGGCATCTCGACGGTCGCCGTCCCGCTGTTGGATCTGCAGCAGCAGGCGTACGCCGCCCTCTCCCTGCTCGGACCGGCCGAACGCCTGTCACCCCAGGTGCCGAACCTGGCCCGACTGCTGCACACCGCGGCGCAGCGGATCAGCCGCTCGCTCGGGCGTTGA
- a CDS encoding 2-keto-4-pentenoate hydratase: MDPISRTSAAEALLEANRSGVSIPPLRETYPDLTIEDAYEIQMLTVRSWLAAGRTVGGYKVGLTSPAMQKQLGVAQPDFGHIFTDQFYLENMPMDLSGHILPRVEPEIAFVLKEDLCGPGVTVVDAIRAVDYVLPALEVVDSRVRDWDIQIGDTVADNASGGGVVLGSTPTYLGDADLRLVGCTMYKNGQVAGTGAGGAVLGSPINALVWLANTVGPLGTVLEAGKVVLPGSVTKMVPVAPGDRVTANFGSGLGSVTALIATTSKEN; the protein is encoded by the coding sequence GTGGATCCGATCAGCCGGACCAGTGCCGCGGAGGCGCTGCTCGAGGCCAACCGTAGTGGGGTGTCGATCCCGCCGTTGCGCGAGACCTACCCCGACCTCACCATCGAGGACGCCTACGAGATCCAGATGCTGACCGTGCGCAGCTGGCTCGCCGCGGGACGGACGGTGGGCGGTTACAAGGTCGGGCTGACCTCGCCGGCGATGCAGAAGCAGTTGGGCGTCGCCCAGCCGGACTTCGGCCACATCTTCACCGACCAGTTCTACCTCGAGAACATGCCGATGGACCTGAGCGGGCACATCCTGCCCCGGGTCGAGCCGGAGATCGCGTTCGTCCTCAAGGAGGACCTCTGCGGTCCGGGCGTGACCGTCGTCGACGCCATCCGCGCCGTCGACTACGTGCTGCCGGCCCTCGAAGTCGTCGACTCCCGGGTCCGCGACTGGGACATCCAGATCGGTGACACCGTCGCCGACAACGCCTCCGGCGGCGGCGTGGTCCTCGGGTCCACCCCGACCTACCTGGGTGACGCCGACCTGCGCCTGGTCGGCTGCACGATGTACAAGAACGGCCAGGTGGCCGGGACGGGTGCCGGTGGCGCTGTCCTCGGGTCGCCGATCAACGCCCTCGTCTGGCTGGCCAACACCGTCGGCCCGCTCGGCACCGTCCTCGAGGCGGGCAAGGTCGTCCTGCCCGGATCGGTCACCAAGATGGTCCCGGTCGCCCCCGGTGACCGTGTCACCGCCAACTTCGGCAGCGGTCTCGGTTCGGTGACCGCCCTGATCGCCACCACCTCGAAGGAGAACTGA
- a CDS encoding 2-keto-4-pentenoate hydratase, with amino-acid sequence MAWDYDSVATELLACEAEVREREPISDEWPELASDIEGAYRIQDANLQKRIERGEKLIGVKLGLTSRAKQQRMGVDTPFVAWLTDQMILPAGDPVPQQRLIHPRIEPEIVFVMKDRLEGPGVTAAQAMAAVGQVLGGGEVIDSRYRNFRFTAGDVIADNASSGAFSIGGVSVKPEDIDLGTEGILVEVNGAIVDTSTGAAVQGHPGEALALAANDLAKRGLAIEAGWIILTGGITDAYFATPGTSIGFHFTNLGSLYFYGGDE; translated from the coding sequence ATGGCCTGGGATTACGACAGCGTCGCCACGGAGCTGCTCGCCTGCGAGGCGGAGGTCCGTGAGCGCGAGCCGATCAGCGACGAGTGGCCGGAACTGGCCTCCGACATCGAGGGCGCGTACCGGATCCAGGACGCGAATCTCCAGAAGCGCATCGAACGCGGCGAGAAGCTGATCGGTGTCAAGCTGGGCCTCACCTCGCGGGCCAAGCAGCAGCGGATGGGCGTCGACACCCCGTTCGTCGCCTGGCTGACCGACCAGATGATCCTGCCCGCGGGTGATCCCGTGCCGCAGCAGCGCCTGATCCACCCGCGGATCGAGCCGGAGATCGTCTTCGTGATGAAGGACCGCCTCGAGGGTCCGGGTGTCACCGCCGCGCAGGCCATGGCAGCCGTCGGCCAGGTGCTCGGAGGTGGCGAGGTCATCGACTCGCGCTACCGCAACTTCCGCTTCACGGCTGGCGACGTGATCGCCGACAACGCCTCGTCGGGTGCCTTCTCGATCGGCGGAGTCTCGGTCAAGCCTGAGGACATCGACCTCGGCACCGAAGGGATCCTCGTCGAGGTCAACGGCGCCATCGTCGACACCTCCACCGGCGCGGCCGTCCAGGGACACCCGGGCGAGGCCCTCGCGCTGGCGGCGAACGACTTGGCCAAGCGCGGCCTGGCCATCGAAGCCGGATGGATCATCCTCACCGGTGGGATCACCGACGCCTACTTCGCCACGCCGGGGACCTCGATCGGCTTCCACTTCACCAACCTCGGCTCGCTCTACTTCTATGGCGGGGATGAGTGA
- a CDS encoding tautomerase family protein, which produces MPIIEVTLAEGRTPEKLRALIHELTESVVRTGVAKKESVRVILREVPSTHFAAADETLAERAVRVGEAEKA; this is translated from the coding sequence ATGCCGATCATCGAGGTCACCCTCGCCGAGGGACGTACGCCCGAGAAGCTGCGGGCACTGATCCACGAGCTCACCGAGTCCGTGGTGCGCACCGGGGTCGCGAAGAAGGAGAGCGTCCGCGTCATCCTTCGCGAAGTCCCCTCGACGCACTTCGCCGCCGCGGACGAGACGCTCGCCGAGCGCGCCGTCCGCGTCGGTGAGGCCGAGAAGGCCTGA
- a CDS encoding 2-hydroxymuconic semialdehyde dehydrogenase — translation MRKVITPRNVANFINGQYVETGDTFDVLYPVTGEVTAKVHTAGQAEVDAAVAAARAALCGPWGQLSTDERIGMVIDIANGITKRFDDFLELEVLDTGKPYSVASHVDIPRGAANFKAFAHTLKEHATEAFRMDTPDGNGALNYGVRRPRGVIGIISPWNLPLLLMTWKAGPALAMGNTVVVKPSEVTPSTASLLGEVMNEVGVPAGVYNVVNGFGKTGAMITSHPDVDGITFTGETVTGSIIIKATADTLKATSMEMGGKNAGIVFEDADLDIAVKELGRSCFLNTGQVCLGTERVYVHESIFDEVRDRLKDYAENELKYGYPDDDTMNFGPVVSDEHRDKVLSYYKLAEEEGATVVTGGGAPKFGDERDGGSWVEPTIWTGLGHESRVATEEIFGPAVALIPFSDEDEVIRLANDTRYGLSATFFTRDMSRALRVAPQLEAGIVWVNSWFLRDLRTSFGGMKQSGIGREGGVHGLEFYTEISNVCIKI, via the coding sequence ATGCGCAAGGTCATCACCCCCCGCAACGTGGCCAACTTCATCAACGGACAGTACGTCGAGACGGGCGACACCTTCGACGTCCTCTACCCGGTGACCGGCGAGGTCACCGCCAAGGTCCACACGGCCGGTCAGGCCGAGGTCGACGCCGCTGTCGCCGCCGCCCGCGCCGCCCTCTGCGGCCCGTGGGGCCAGCTCAGCACCGATGAGCGCATCGGCATGGTGATCGACATCGCCAACGGCATCACCAAGCGCTTCGACGACTTCCTCGAGCTCGAGGTCCTCGACACCGGCAAGCCCTACTCGGTCGCCTCGCACGTCGACATCCCGCGGGGTGCCGCCAACTTCAAGGCCTTCGCGCACACCCTGAAGGAGCACGCCACCGAGGCGTTCCGGATGGACACCCCGGACGGCAACGGGGCACTGAACTACGGCGTGCGTCGTCCCCGCGGTGTCATCGGCATCATCTCGCCCTGGAACCTCCCGCTGCTGCTGATGACCTGGAAGGCCGGGCCGGCCCTGGCGATGGGCAACACCGTCGTCGTCAAGCCGTCCGAGGTCACCCCGTCCACGGCCTCGCTGCTCGGTGAGGTGATGAACGAGGTCGGCGTGCCCGCCGGTGTCTACAACGTGGTCAACGGCTTCGGCAAGACCGGCGCGATGATCACCTCGCACCCCGACGTCGACGGCATCACCTTCACCGGTGAGACCGTGACCGGCTCGATCATCATCAAAGCGACCGCGGACACCCTGAAGGCCACCTCGATGGAGATGGGCGGCAAGAACGCCGGCATCGTCTTCGAGGACGCCGACCTCGACATCGCGGTCAAGGAGCTGGGTCGTTCCTGCTTCCTCAACACGGGCCAGGTCTGCCTCGGCACCGAGCGCGTCTACGTCCACGAGTCGATCTTCGACGAGGTCCGCGACCGGCTGAAGGACTACGCCGAGAACGAGCTGAAGTACGGCTACCCGGACGACGACACGATGAACTTCGGCCCGGTCGTCTCCGACGAGCACCGCGACAAGGTGCTGTCCTACTACAAGCTCGCCGAGGAGGAGGGCGCCACGGTTGTCACCGGCGGCGGCGCCCCGAAGTTCGGCGACGAGCGCGACGGAGGCTCCTGGGTCGAGCCCACCATCTGGACCGGCTTGGGGCACGAATCGCGGGTCGCCACCGAGGAGATCTTCGGTCCGGCCGTGGCCCTCATCCCGTTCTCGGATGAGGACGAGGTGATCAGGCTGGCCAACGACACCCGCTACGGTCTGTCGGCGACCTTCTTCACCCGCGACATGTCCCGCGCGCTGCGGGTGGCCCCGCAGCTGGAGGCCGGCATCGTCTGGGTGAACTCCTGGTTCCTCCGTGACCTGCGGACGTCCTTCGGTGGGATGAAGCAGTCCGGCATCGGCCGCGAGGGCGGCGTGCACGGCCTCGAGTTCTACACCGAGATCTCGAACGTCTGCATCAAGATCTGA
- a CDS encoding ABC transporter permease: protein MVALVLLSVVLSRLGELGLARQQVVASLRAVLQLAVVSFVIVGAVRFVWTALLFVLLMFCIATWTAAGRAGVRNAIPWVALAIAGGVVPVSALVFLSGASPWSGAAIIPIVSIVVGNAMNAHTLVTRRAFPALRDQRGQYEAALALGFERPWAIRQIIHAGTGEALMPNIDTTRTVGLVTLPGAFIGVLLGGGSPLQAGASQVLVLIGIMAANAGVAVLVERLAAAGKLLPPDLKEALCP, encoded by the coding sequence CTGGTCGCACTCGTCCTGCTGTCCGTCGTGCTGTCACGCCTGGGGGAACTCGGGCTGGCCCGTCAACAGGTCGTGGCGTCCCTGCGCGCCGTGCTGCAGCTTGCCGTCGTCTCTTTCGTCATCGTCGGGGCGGTCCGGTTCGTCTGGACGGCCCTGCTCTTCGTGCTGCTGATGTTCTGCATCGCGACGTGGACAGCGGCCGGGCGGGCCGGCGTACGCAACGCCATCCCGTGGGTGGCGTTGGCCATCGCCGGCGGTGTGGTGCCGGTGTCGGCCCTGGTGTTCCTGTCGGGCGCCTCCCCCTGGAGTGGGGCGGCGATCATCCCGATCGTGAGCATCGTCGTCGGCAACGCGATGAACGCTCACACCCTGGTCACCCGTCGGGCCTTCCCCGCGCTGCGCGACCAGCGAGGACAGTACGAGGCCGCACTGGCCCTCGGGTTCGAACGGCCCTGGGCGATCCGCCAGATCATCCACGCCGGGACGGGCGAGGCACTGATGCCGAACATCGACACCACCCGCACGGTCGGGTTGGTGACGTTGCCCGGCGCCTTCATCGGTGTCCTGCTCGGGGGAGGCTCCCCCCTCCAGGCCGGCGCCTCCCAGGTGCTGGTGCTGATCGGCATCATGGCCGCCAACGCCGGCGTCGCGGTCCTGGTCGAACGGCTCGCCGCCGCCGGGAAGCTGCTCCCGCCGGACCTGAAGGAGGCTCTGTGCCCCTGA
- a CDS encoding trypsin-like peptidase domain-containing protein, which yields MSERPGPPSFEPPAGSSPSSDRPGPLPGTQQAPYGAPQQPPYGQPWSSSPAWQPAPGQVTAPGPRKPRSGSGRLVALVLIAALLGGGVGSAATMAVSGSQSKVITGGGTTTPVVQGSGNAVDWTTVAKSVEPAVVSITVSSGSSGAEGSGVILDAQGHIATNNHVVSGGQNGQIQVTLNNNTIHKATIVGTDPGTDLAVIKLTDPPSDLTPIAFGDVTKVAVGDPVMAIGNPLGLSGSVTTGIVSALHRPVRSSANEQQQQSPFSQGQSTDTTVVTDAIQTSAAINPGNSGGALINASGQLIGLTSSIATLGSSSGSQSGNIGIGFAIRADQVRSVTSELISKGSATTPLLGVSTTDGVGNVNGQQVVGAQVKSVTSGSAADKGGIRTGDVITAMDGVPITGSVSLAARVRSQQVGDVVTLDVSRNGGSQQVKVTLASK from the coding sequence ATGTCGGAGCGTCCCGGTCCCCCGTCGTTCGAGCCCCCCGCCGGCTCGTCGCCGTCGTCAGACCGGCCCGGTCCGCTCCCTGGCACTCAGCAGGCACCGTACGGGGCCCCTCAGCAGCCTCCGTACGGGCAGCCGTGGTCCTCCTCACCGGCTTGGCAGCCCGCCCCCGGACAGGTCACCGCTCCGGGTCCCCGTAAGCCGAGGAGCGGTTCGGGCAGGCTCGTCGCCCTCGTCCTGATCGCCGCCCTGCTCGGCGGCGGCGTCGGATCGGCGGCCACGATGGCGGTCTCGGGGTCACAGTCCAAGGTGATCACCGGAGGCGGCACCACGACCCCCGTCGTCCAGGGCAGCGGCAATGCCGTGGACTGGACGACCGTGGCGAAGTCCGTGGAGCCCGCTGTGGTCTCCATCACCGTGAGCAGCGGATCGAGCGGCGCGGAAGGGTCGGGCGTCATCCTCGACGCCCAGGGGCACATCGCCACCAACAACCACGTGGTGAGCGGCGGCCAGAACGGGCAGATCCAGGTCACTCTCAACAACAACACGATCCACAAGGCGACGATCGTCGGCACCGACCCGGGTACCGACCTGGCGGTGATCAAGCTGACCGATCCGCCCAGTGACCTCACGCCGATCGCCTTCGGCGACGTGACGAAGGTGGCGGTCGGCGACCCGGTCATGGCGATCGGCAACCCGCTCGGCCTGTCCGGCAGTGTCACCACCGGCATCGTCTCGGCTCTGCACCGGCCGGTGCGCTCCTCCGCCAACGAACAACAGCAGCAGTCACCCTTCTCCCAGGGCCAGTCGACGGACACCACCGTGGTCACCGACGCCATCCAGACCTCGGCCGCGATCAACCCGGGCAACTCCGGCGGTGCGCTGATCAACGCCAGCGGGCAGCTGATCGGCCTCACCTCGTCGATCGCGACGCTCGGCAGTTCGTCCGGCAGCCAGTCCGGCAACATCGGCATCGGCTTCGCGATCCGGGCCGACCAGGTGCGTTCGGTGACCAGCGAACTGATCAGCAAGGGCAGCGCCACCACCCCCCTCCTGGGCGTCTCCACCACCGACGGGGTCGGCAACGTCAACGGCCAGCAGGTCGTCGGCGCGCAGGTCAAGTCCGTCACCTCCGGATCCGCCGCCGACAAGGGCGGGATCAGGACCGGCGATGTCATCACGGCGATGGACGGGGTGCCGATCACCGGGTCGGTCAGTCTGGCGGCGAGGGTCCGCAGCCAGCAGGTCGGCGATGTCGTCACCCTGGACGTGAGCCGCAACGGCGGCAGCCAGCAGGTCAAGGTGACGCTCGCCAGCAAGTGA
- the dnaG gene encoding DNA primase encodes MAGRINEEDIALVRERSRIDDVVSPYVTLRRAGAGSLKGLCPFHDEKTPSFQVTPARGLYYCFGCGEGGDAISFLQKKENLSFVEAVERLADQFNVQLRYIDDGSRTAETGNRRRITEANRLAAEFYAHQLTSPDALVGRRFLDGRGFDRQAAEHFGIGFAPRGGRDLHAFLRQRGFRDDELVRAGLVRENGGWDFFQGRLLWPIRDAGGVVLGFGARRLFDDDRMPAKYLNTPETAVYKKSHVLYGLDLARQPIAKKSQAVVVEGYTDVMAAHLSGVDTAVASCGTAFGDDHARILQRLLGQTSATQGEVIFTFDGDAAGQAAALKVFKGDQNFITQTYVAVEPHGWDPCDLRINEGDAAVRELVGRRVPLYRFVMDNVIGEFDLDRADGRVAALRAAAPLVAAIRDRSLVAAYVHELAGLLGLDLEDVRREVARAERGGQGAQRQGGQRDGSGSVDVVTEPMVGQPGPAGGIPGETAVTPLLPLPDPRDPRLVVERGTVQLLVQVPWMFSPDWGGLEADDFAHPAYRRIAQTARLVFSMYGEPSGEVPDGFDPAAWIHLLREGCDDANAEQVLIALSVEPLLRDPDPLYADAYAARLQLQRVNEAIGALKGRMQRTNPIEQAEEHRRMFTDLLAWETARKDLQARSFAVPD; translated from the coding sequence GTGGCTGGCCGGATCAATGAGGAGGATATCGCTCTGGTGCGGGAGCGATCCCGCATCGACGACGTGGTGAGTCCGTACGTGACGCTACGCCGGGCCGGAGCGGGATCCCTCAAGGGCCTGTGCCCCTTCCATGACGAGAAGACCCCCAGCTTCCAGGTCACCCCAGCACGCGGTCTCTACTACTGCTTCGGCTGCGGGGAGGGCGGCGACGCCATCTCGTTCCTGCAGAAGAAGGAGAATCTCTCCTTCGTCGAGGCGGTCGAGCGGCTGGCCGACCAGTTCAACGTCCAGCTCCGTTACATCGACGACGGGAGTCGTACGGCCGAGACGGGTAACCGCCGCCGGATCACCGAGGCGAACCGGTTGGCGGCCGAGTTCTACGCCCACCAGTTGACCTCGCCGGACGCCCTCGTCGGCCGACGGTTCCTGGACGGGCGCGGCTTCGACCGGCAGGCGGCCGAACACTTCGGCATCGGGTTCGCGCCGCGAGGCGGCCGCGACCTGCACGCGTTCCTGCGCCAGCGCGGCTTCCGCGACGATGAACTGGTCCGGGCCGGCCTCGTTCGCGAGAACGGAGGCTGGGACTTCTTCCAGGGGCGCCTGCTCTGGCCGATCCGGGACGCCGGGGGCGTGGTGCTCGGATTCGGCGCTCGCCGGCTGTTCGACGACGACCGGATGCCGGCGAAGTACCTCAACACCCCCGAGACGGCGGTGTACAAGAAGTCGCACGTCCTCTACGGCCTCGACCTGGCCCGCCAGCCGATCGCCAAGAAGTCACAGGCGGTGGTGGTCGAGGGCTACACCGACGTGATGGCAGCCCACCTCTCCGGAGTCGACACCGCGGTCGCCTCCTGCGGCACAGCCTTCGGTGACGACCATGCCCGGATCCTGCAGCGCCTGCTGGGCCAGACGTCGGCGACCCAGGGCGAGGTGATCTTCACCTTCGACGGTGACGCCGCCGGGCAGGCGGCCGCGTTGAAGGTCTTCAAGGGCGACCAGAACTTCATCACCCAGACCTACGTCGCCGTCGAGCCACACGGCTGGGATCCCTGTGACCTGCGGATCAACGAGGGCGACGCGGCGGTCCGGGAGCTGGTCGGCCGGCGGGTCCCTCTCTATCGGTTCGTGATGGACAACGTTATCGGGGAGTTCGACCTCGACCGGGCGGACGGGCGGGTGGCGGCGCTACGTGCGGCCGCGCCGTTGGTCGCCGCGATCCGGGACCGCTCGCTGGTCGCGGCGTACGTCCACGAACTGGCCGGGCTGCTGGGGCTGGACCTGGAGGACGTCCGCCGCGAGGTGGCCCGCGCGGAGCGCGGTGGCCAGGGTGCCCAGCGGCAGGGCGGACAGCGCGACGGATCCGGGAGCGTCGACGTGGTCACCGAGCCGATGGTCGGTCAGCCGGGCCCGGCCGGTGGGATCCCTGGAGAGACCGCTGTCACGCCTCTGCTGCCACTGCCGGACCCTCGTGACCCCCGGCTGGTCGTGGAGCGCGGGACCGTTCAGCTGCTGGTCCAGGTGCCGTGGATGTTCAGCCCGGACTGGGGCGGGCTGGAGGCCGACGATTTCGCGCATCCCGCCTACCGCCGGATCGCCCAGACGGCCCGGCTGGTCTTCTCGATGTACGGCGAGCCGAGCGGTGAGGTCCCGGACGGTTTCGACCCGGCCGCCTGGATCCACCTGCTGCGCGAGGGCTGCGACGACGCCAACGCCGAGCAGGTGCTGATCGCGCTGTCGGTCGAGCCGCTGCTGCGTGACCCCGATCCCCTCTACGCCGACGCGTACGCCGCCAGACTGCAGCTGCAGCGGGTCAACGAGGCGATCGGCGCCCTGAAGGGCCGGATGCAGCGGACGAATCCGATCGAACAGGCCGAGGAGCATCGGCGGATGTTCACCGACCTGCTCGCCTGGGAGACTGCCCGCAAGGATCTCCAAGCCAGGTCCTTCGCGGTCCCGGACTGA
- a CDS encoding sigma factor produces MTQPENPVRDRPRLLTGDEERRLARMIEAGVIARHFLDTATPCPLGTPDELRAVVEEGLRARERFLSANIGLVVHLVRRDAGTSAPEREDLVQEGCVGLAEALATFDWARGTRFSTWAVPYVRSRIAEARRLDRGGIRIPVRRLRQAAAAGEQVLSTSSIHGVEELETTWWRDDPLCEDDGPPWEELVAGWRDLSDEQRAVLSHRYGLAGGPAGTQLATAAALGMPVKRVRATEAAALEYLRDVCLAGL; encoded by the coding sequence ATGACGCAGCCAGAGAACCCTGTCCGGGACCGCCCCCGCCTGCTGACGGGCGACGAGGAACGCCGCCTCGCCCGCATGATCGAGGCGGGCGTCATCGCCCGTCACTTCCTCGACACCGCCACCCCCTGCCCCCTCGGTACCCCCGACGAGTTGCGCGCCGTCGTCGAGGAGGGTCTGAGGGCACGGGAGCGCTTCCTGTCGGCCAATATCGGGCTCGTCGTGCACCTCGTCCGTCGTGACGCCGGGACGTCGGCACCGGAGCGGGAGGACCTCGTCCAAGAGGGGTGTGTCGGCCTTGCCGAAGCGCTGGCCACCTTCGATTGGGCCCGTGGCACCCGCTTCTCCACGTGGGCGGTGCCGTACGTACGCTCCCGGATCGCGGAGGCCCGTCGGCTGGACCGCGGGGGAATCCGCATCCCGGTCCGACGGCTCCGCCAGGCCGCGGCCGCCGGCGAGCAGGTGCTCAGCACCTCCTCCATCCACGGGGTCGAGGAGTTGGAGACGACGTGGTGGCGCGACGACCCCCTCTGCGAGGACGATGGTCCGCCCTGGGAGGAGCTCGTGGCAGGCTGGCGGGACCTGTCCGATGAGCAACGGGCGGTGCTCTCGCATCGCTACGGTCTGGCGGGCGGGCCCGCCGGCACCCAACTCGCGACCGCGGCGGCACTCGGGATGCCGGTGAAACGCGTCCGGGCCACCGAGGCCGCCGCGCTCGAGTACCTGCGTGACGTGTGCCTCGCGGGCTTGTGA